Proteins co-encoded in one Aspergillus flavus chromosome 2, complete sequence genomic window:
- a CDS encoding dehydrogenase E1 component-domain-containing protein → MTLDVFKEDDKPFSVPIAEDSFDTYHLDPPPYSVETTKRELKQLYHDMTMIRRMELAADGLYKDRKIRGFCHLSTGQEAVAVGIEHALTKQDKLITAYRSHGFTLMRGGTVKSIIGELLGRRDGISYGKGGSMHMFCESFFGGNGIVGASVPVGAGIAFAQQYNDANNVTIDLYGDGAANQGQVHEAFNMAKLWNLPVIFGCENNKYGMGTSVERASAMTEYYKRGQYIPGLRINGMDVLAVLSAVRYGKNFIQAGNGPLVYEYMTYRYAGHSMSDPGIAYRSREELKDQRANDPISNFKERLIEWGVFSEEDAKAIDKNVRSKVNDEVAEAEKMPEPDTKLDILFEDIYVRGSEPQQRRGRTIDETYYRG, encoded by the exons ATGACACTCGACGTCTTTAAGGAAGATGATAAGCCATTTAGTGTTCCAATAGCAGAAGATAGCTTCGATACGTATCATTTAGACCCGCCTCCGTATTCAGTTGAAACCACCAAGAGGGAACTGAAACAGTTATACCATGATATGACAATGATAAG ACGTATGGAGCTTGCCGCGGATGGGTTATACAAAGATAGGAAAATCCGTGGCTTTTGTCATTTATCAACTGGACAAGAAGCAGTCGCTGTCGGTATCGAGCATGCACTAACTAAACAGGACAAACTTATAACGGCATACCGTTCCCACGGGTTTACATTAATGCGCGGAGGGACCGTGAAGTCTATCATTGGCGAGTTGCTTGGACGAAGAGATGGCATTTCGTATGGCAAAGGCGGCTCTATGCACATGTTCTGCGAGAGCTTCTTTGGGGGGAATGGAATTGTCGGAGCCAGTGTGCCAGTAGGTGCTGGAATCGCATTCGCTCAACAATACAACGATGCGAATAATGTCACAATCGATCTCTACGGTGATGGGGCAGCCAATCAAGGCCAAGTTCACGAAGCTTTCAATATGGCTAAGCTGTGGAATCTACCTGTGATATTTGGCTGTGAGA ACAATAAATACGGCATGGGAACATCTGTTGAAAGAGCCTCTGCAATGACTGAGTACTACAAGCGTGGCCAGTATATCCCGGGGCTACGAATTAACGGAATGGATGTCCTTGCCGTCCTTTCCGCGGTCAGATACGGCAAGAATTTCATCCAAGCAGGAAATGGACCACTTGTCTATGAATACATGACATATCGATATGCGGGACACTCAATGTCAGATCCAGGGATTGCATATCGAAGCCGGGAAGAATTGAAAGATCAGCGTGCGAATGACCCGATCTCTAACTTTAAAGAGAGGTTGATTGAGTGGGGTGTATTCTCGGAGGAAGACGCCAAAGCAATCGATAAGAATGTGCGAAGCAAAGTCAACGATGAAGTGGCCGAGGCTGAAAAGATGCCCGAGCCCGATACGAAACTCGACATCTTGTTTGAGGATATATACGTTCGTGGTAGTGAACCGCAGCAACGACGAGGAAGGACCATCGATGAAACTTATTATCGGGGTTAG
- a CDS encoding putative cell wall biogenesis protein has translation MATTNLTTPSTCIADFSLIPIGSQNASFSKQIAEIQELLQKSGLKYQMTATGTAVEGPWDQVARVIGYAHTLIHEEGIPRIQTDIRITTRTDKDQPMEGSLQSVERILAT, from the exons ATGGCGACAACTAATCTGACAACCCCTTCGACCTGTATTGCCGATTTCTCCTTGATTCCG ATCGGCTCGCAGAATGCATCATTCTCCAAGCAGATCGCAGAAATTCAAGAGCTGCTGCAGAAATCTGGCCTCAAATATCAGATGACTGCCACTGGCACGGCTGTTG AGGGACCCTGGGATCAAGTCGCCCGAGTCATTGGATATGCCCATACTTTGATCCACGAAGAGGGTATACCAAGAATTCAGACAGATATCCGTATCACGACCAG GACGGATAAGGATCAACCGATGGAGGGCAGTTTGCAGTCCGTGGAGAGAATCTTGGCGACTTGA
- a CDS encoding putative TAM domain methyltransferase — translation MDKIGLRCLRILELTTENSDTQSLTASVTDYPIENGRRYHKYHEGSYIYPNDEQELDRLDMQHHLIKMVNGGRLFFAPLEHPKRILDIGTGSGIWPIEMAPIFPEAEIIGTDLSPVQPNEVPENVHFLVDDATEDEWLWGPDHFDLIHTGHMSGSLPSFKELLRKALNHLKPGGYMECHEFDPKPKCDDGTMPPDDPEKFSEFALQDWCDLNVRSGQITDPPRQFRVAHRIARWMREVGFVDVQERIKKVPNNPWPTDPRMKEIGKWNETNWLEALSGWSYKPLTALGWSKPEIEVFLVDVRKSIQNRDVHSYLNFFVVTGRKPLPGEQKP, via the exons ATGGATAAAATAGGGTTGAGGTGCTTGAGAATTTTGGAACTAACAACTGAAAATAGCGACACTCAGTCATTGACGGCAAGTGTAACAGACTACCCCATTGAGAATGGCAGACGATACCATAAGTACCATGAAGGAT CGTATATATACCCGAACGATGAACAGGAACTGGATCGGTTGGACATGCAACACCACTTGATAAAAATGGTCAACGGTGGACGCCTGTTCTTTGCTCCACTAGAGCATCCCAAGCGAATCCTTGATATTGGCACCGGTTCTGGAATATGGCCCATCGAGATGG CGCCCATCTTCCCAGAAGCCGAGATTATAGGCACCGATCTTTCACCCGTGCAACCAAACGAAGTTCCTGAAAACGTTCACTTTCTAGTGGATGATGCCACCGAAGATGAGTGGTTATGGGGCCCCGACCACTTTGACCTCATCCATACAGGACATATGTCAGGGTCGTTACCCTCATTTAAAGAACTCCTACGCAAGGCTTTGAATCACCTGAAGCCAGGAGGTTATATGGAATGCCATGAATTCGATCCGAAACCAAAGTGCGATGACGGCACGATGCCACCGGACGACCCCGAAAAATTCAGTGAGTTTGCTCTGCAAGACTGGTGTGATCTGAACGTTCGCTCCGGTCAGATCACAGATCCGCCACGGCAGTTCCGCGTAGCCCACCGAATTGCGCGTTGGATGAGAGAGGTTGGATTTGTGGATGTACAGGAACGCATCAAGAAAGTTCCGAACAACCCATGGCCTACCGACCCGCGCATGAAAGAAATAGGCAAATGGAATGAGACAAACTGGCTGGAAGCCCTTTCGGGATGGTCCTACAAACCTCTTACTGCCCTAGGCTGGTCGAAACCTGAAATTGAGGTGTTCCTGGTTGACGTCAGGAAAAGTATCCAGAACCGCGACGTTCACAGTTACTTGAACTTTTTTGTCGTAACAGGAAGAAAGCCATTGCCAGGGGAGCAAAAACCATAA